A single genomic interval of Fructobacillus americanaquae harbors:
- the recU gene encoding Holliday junction resolvase RecU: MVNYPKGVHGDGQQVQNQIQRGKKTQKGLLFGRRGMALESLINDANEYYLANHLAVIYKKPTPVTIVNVDYPARSAAKITEAYFQQPSTTDYNGVYQGRYVDFDAKETKNKTSFPMKNFHEHQVRHLSEVVAQGGVGFVLIKFTLRDETYLYPAPDLIYNWQALNGHRSLPYADVVAAGYLVKPSLMPSLDYLRALDDYLADLSVGKRVGQPNQSQAVGGNRLVKQSQSDGRHPL, from the coding sequence ATGGTGAATTATCCCAAGGGTGTCCATGGCGATGGACAGCAAGTGCAAAATCAAATTCAACGTGGCAAGAAGACGCAAAAGGGTCTCCTCTTTGGTCGGCGGGGGATGGCTTTGGAGAGCCTGATTAACGATGCCAATGAATACTATTTGGCCAACCATCTTGCGGTTATTTATAAGAAACCGACACCGGTGACGATTGTCAATGTTGATTATCCAGCCCGATCAGCAGCCAAAATCACGGAAGCCTATTTTCAGCAGCCATCAACAACCGATTATAACGGCGTTTATCAAGGCCGTTATGTTGATTTTGATGCGAAGGAAACCAAGAACAAAACTTCGTTTCCAATGAAGAACTTCCATGAACACCAAGTCCGCCACTTATCCGAGGTGGTGGCCCAGGGAGGCGTTGGATTTGTCCTCATCAAATTCACGCTCCGAGATGAAACCTACCTGTATCCGGCACCAGACTTGATTTACAATTGGCAAGCTCTGAATGGCCACCGGTCATTGCCATATGCCGATGTCGTAGCAGCAGGTTACTTGGTCAAACCAAGTCTGATGCCCAGCCTGGATTATTTGCGGGCGCTTGATGATTACTTGGCAGATTTGTCGGTTGGTAAGCGGGTAGGTCAGCCCAATCAGTCTCAAGCAGTGGGCGGTAATCGTCTAGTCAAACAATCGCAATCCGACGGACGGCACCCGCTATGA
- a CDS encoding DUF1273 domain-containing protein: MSRIWMTGYRTYELGVFKEKDPRVQVLKYAIKKKMIEQLDLGLEWVITGGQLGVETWAIEVALDLKRDYPNLQVALLLPFGHFGSQWQEASQTRLANLKQQVDFYADVHQEDYQGPYQLRQYQEFVLNHTDGAVLLYDTEFPGKSQYDYQAILNFQAQSPYPLEMVSMDDLQEFANDYQENQHNQ; this comes from the coding sequence ATGAGTCGGATTTGGATGACGGGTTATCGGACCTACGAATTGGGTGTCTTTAAGGAAAAGGACCCCAGGGTTCAAGTTTTGAAGTATGCTATCAAAAAAAAGATGATAGAACAGTTGGACCTAGGTCTGGAATGGGTAATTACAGGCGGTCAACTCGGAGTAGAGACCTGGGCGATTGAAGTTGCGCTGGATTTGAAAAGGGATTATCCAAATTTGCAGGTTGCTTTACTTTTGCCCTTTGGTCACTTTGGATCGCAGTGGCAGGAGGCGAGCCAGACGCGGCTGGCTAATTTAAAACAGCAGGTGGATTTTTACGCCGATGTTCATCAGGAAGACTATCAAGGACCATATCAATTGCGCCAGTATCAGGAATTTGTCTTAAACCACACGGATGGTGCGGTGCTCTTGTATGATACCGAATTTCCGGGAAAATCTCAGTACGATTATCAAGCCATTTTAAATTTTCAGGCGCAGTCCCCATATCCACTGGAAATGGTTAGTATGGATGACTTGCAAGAATTTGCCAATGATTACCAGGAAAATCAGCACAACCAATGA
- a CDS encoding DivIVA domain-containing protein, which translates to MAQVKYTQKDIYNRVFKEKRVGVGYDPNDVDGFLDDIISDYGVFTKRIEELQTQVGQLQTALKQTQEELSAKDHVREAQPVVPAPVVEEVPASAPVQTPTATPTNLDLIKRVANLERAVFGSENGAN; encoded by the coding sequence GTGGCTCAAGTAAAGTATACTCAAAAAGATATTTACAACCGTGTTTTTAAGGAAAAGCGCGTTGGTGTTGGCTATGATCCCAATGATGTTGATGGTTTCTTGGATGACATCATTTCTGATTACGGTGTTTTCACTAAGCGCATTGAAGAATTGCAGACACAAGTCGGCCAATTGCAGACTGCTTTGAAGCAGACTCAAGAAGAGTTGAGTGCTAAAGATCACGTTCGTGAAGCTCAACCGGTTGTACCAGCACCGGTCGTCGAGGAGGTGCCAGCATCTGCTCCAGTTCAAACGCCAACCGCAACACCAACTAATCTGGATCTCATTAAGCGCGTCGCGAATTTGGAACGAGCTGTATTTGGTTCAGAAAATGGTGCAAACTAA
- a CDS encoding ABC transporter substrate-binding protein/permease gives MFKTLSKKMLTWLTLAILVLPLLLASATAFTTKVNAAETDPTLERIQKKGTLVVGLSADYAPYEFHSQIDGKDQIVGFDVSLAKEIAKKLGVKIQIEDMGFDALLGALKTGKIDMIASGFSATPERETQVDFSHVYLKSPQTMIVLKTNKAKYESGELSAFSGQKIGAQTQTIQEDAAKTIPGATVVSLQKYPNLISQLSQGVVAGVVAEKTIAQAYADQNPKFAMVEPKFSTDSTGQTSIAVPKNSPALVAKVNQVIDKVTTDGQFDGWKKQAQKQMFASKDKSYWQKYGHYFVEGTGITLALAVVGVLIGTTLGTFFALLKLSSVFILKAIGNIYVEYIRGTPLLVQAFMVFFGTQAIGLHLSAFVAGSLAMGLNSAAYVAEIIRSGIESVDQGQTEAARSLGLSHAKAMRLVILPQAVRTILPALGNEFVSVIKEGSVISVIGVGELMYETGVVQGASFEPFMPLVIASLVYFVLTFTISRVLGYAERRMDR, from the coding sequence ATGTTCAAAACACTTAGCAAAAAAATGCTGACTTGGTTAACCTTGGCCATCTTAGTCTTGCCTCTTTTACTAGCATCCGCAACAGCCTTCACGACTAAGGTGAATGCAGCTGAAACGGATCCAACTTTGGAGCGAATTCAAAAGAAGGGAACGTTGGTCGTTGGCTTGTCAGCCGACTATGCACCTTATGAATTTCATAGCCAAATCGATGGTAAGGACCAAATCGTTGGTTTTGATGTTTCCTTAGCAAAGGAGATTGCTAAGAAATTAGGCGTAAAAATTCAAATTGAAGACATGGGCTTTGATGCTCTCTTGGGTGCTTTGAAGACCGGAAAGATTGATATGATTGCTTCTGGTTTCTCAGCAACGCCAGAGCGAGAGACACAAGTTGACTTTTCCCATGTTTACCTGAAGTCACCGCAGACGATGATTGTGCTGAAAACAAACAAAGCCAAGTATGAAAGTGGTGAATTGTCAGCCTTCTCCGGTCAAAAGATTGGGGCACAAACGCAAACTATCCAGGAAGATGCTGCTAAGACAATTCCTGGGGCAACAGTTGTTTCACTGCAAAAATATCCCAACCTGATTTCTCAGTTGTCGCAAGGGGTTGTGGCGGGAGTCGTGGCTGAAAAGACGATTGCCCAAGCCTATGCGGATCAGAACCCCAAATTTGCCATGGTTGAACCAAAGTTTTCAACGGATTCCACGGGACAGACGTCGATTGCCGTTCCTAAGAATTCACCAGCCCTGGTTGCTAAGGTTAACCAGGTGATTGATAAAGTGACGACCGATGGTCAGTTTGATGGCTGGAAGAAGCAAGCTCAAAAGCAGATGTTTGCCTCCAAGGACAAGTCCTATTGGCAAAAGTATGGCCACTACTTTGTTGAAGGAACTGGCATTACTTTGGCCTTAGCTGTGGTTGGTGTCTTGATTGGGACCACTTTGGGGACTTTCTTTGCCCTCCTGAAGCTTTCATCTGTCTTTATCCTGAAGGCGATTGGTAATATTTACGTTGAATATATAAGGGGAACACCTTTGCTGGTCCAGGCCTTTATGGTCTTCTTTGGAACACAGGCGATCGGATTACACCTATCAGCCTTTGTAGCTGGTTCACTGGCAATGGGTTTGAATTCTGCTGCTTATGTGGCCGAAATCATCCGTTCTGGAATTGAATCGGTTGATCAGGGGCAAACAGAAGCTGCCCGGTCTTTGGGACTTTCCCATGCAAAAGCGATGCGCTTAGTAATCTTGCCACAGGCTGTCCGAACAATTTTGCCAGCTTTGGGTAATGAATTTGTTTCGGTCATCAAGGAAGGATCTGTTATCTCTGTTATTGGTGTTGGCGAATTAATGTATGAAACGGGCGTTGTTCAGGGAGCTTCTTTTGAACCATTTATGCCACTGGTGATTGCCTCATTGGTTTATTTCGTGTTGACCTTTACTATTTCGCGCGTATTGGGCTATGCTGAACGGCGCATGGATCGTTAA
- a CDS encoding lactonase family protein, with amino-acid sequence MTVHHVLFGTYTRQSSKGIYEADFDEATGRLSDARLVFAGTNPTYLAISKENIVYAVEKRGDEAGVVSLDNATRPMSAIGLNVTEGSAPAYIAVDEDRQLVFAGYYHRGTVEVYAIQPDGSLVLKDTWHNSGSGPRPEQDSSHVHYVNLTPDNRLAVVDLGTDEVITLAVDPSGLLTDVARYKAEDGFGPRHLRFSPDGQYAYVLGELSSLLSVLKYDAENGSFAHVMTISTIPSDWDEHNGAAAIRLTEDGRFIYTSNRGHDSVSVFQTSNMGAEIELIQTVSTEGSFPRDMNFDPAEKFLVVANQKTNNVSVFSRDQETGELTLVQKDFAIPEGVRVKFEG; translated from the coding sequence ATGACTGTTCATCACGTACTATTTGGTACTTATACCCGCCAAAGTTCAAAGGGCATTTACGAAGCGGATTTTGACGAAGCAACCGGCCGATTGTCCGATGCGCGCTTGGTTTTTGCTGGCACGAATCCGACCTACTTGGCAATTTCCAAGGAAAACATTGTTTACGCCGTCGAAAAGCGTGGCGATGAAGCTGGTGTAGTTTCACTCGATAACGCGACTCGCCCCATGTCTGCAATTGGTTTGAATGTAACTGAGGGTTCTGCCCCCGCTTACATTGCCGTTGATGAAGACCGCCAATTAGTCTTTGCCGGCTACTACCACCGCGGTACAGTTGAAGTATATGCCATTCAACCCGATGGTTCCTTAGTCTTAAAAGACACTTGGCATAACAGCGGTTCTGGTCCTCGACCAGAACAAGACAGCTCTCATGTCCACTATGTCAACCTAACACCTGACAACCGTTTGGCTGTTGTTGATTTGGGGACCGATGAAGTCATTACCCTTGCTGTCGACCCTTCCGGCTTGTTGACCGATGTCGCTCGCTATAAGGCAGAAGACGGTTTTGGACCACGTCATTTGCGTTTCTCACCTGACGGACAGTATGCTTATGTATTAGGGGAATTGTCATCTTTGCTTTCTGTGTTGAAGTACGACGCAGAAAACGGCTCATTTGCCCATGTCATGACAATTTCAACCATCCCTTCTGACTGGGATGAACACAATGGTGCTGCTGCTATACGCTTGACGGAAGACGGCCGCTTCATCTACACGTCAAACCGTGGTCACGATTCTGTTTCTGTCTTCCAAACATCCAACATGGGAGCAGAAATTGAATTAATTCAAACAGTTTCAACTGAAGGCTCATTTCCCCGCGATATGAACTTTGACCCCGCCGAAAAATTCTTGGTTGTCGCTAACCAAAAAACAAATAACGTTTCCGTCTTCTCACGTGACCAAGAAACCGGTGAATTGACGCTAGTTCAAAAAGACTTTGCCATCCCTGAAGGTGTCCGAGTAAAGTTCGAAGGTTAA